The Thermococcus stetteri genome has a segment encoding these proteins:
- a CDS encoding DUF190 domain-containing protein, producing MVEVEHWNTLRLKIYIGENDRWEGKPLYKAIVEKLREMGIAGATVYRGIYGFGKKSRVHSSDVMRLSTDLPVVIEVVDRGYKIEKAICEIKPMIKDGMITVEPVIVVWVGTKEEIEKFEEDAVRET from the coding sequence ATGGTTGAAGTAGAGCACTGGAACACGCTCCGGCTGAAGATATACATCGGCGAAAACGACCGCTGGGAAGGAAAGCCTCTGTACAAGGCGATAGTTGAAAAGCTCCGCGAGATGGGCATCGCCGGGGCAACAGTCTACCGCGGAATCTACGGCTTCGGAAAGAAGAGCCGCGTCCACTCAAGCGACGTTATGAGGCTCTCAACTGACTTGCCTGTAGTGATAGAGGTCGTTGACAGGGGCTACAAGATAGAAAAGGCGATATGCGAGATAAAGCCGATGATAAAGGACGGGATGATAACGGTTGAACCTGTCATCGTGGTCTGGGTCGGCACTAAGGAAGAGATCGAAAAGTTTGAGGAAGATGCCGTTAGAGAAACGTAA